In the genome of Bremerella sp. JC817, the window TCCGGTGCGCAATGGTCTACGCGTCTGGTCTATTTATCGTATTGCGGACGCTGCTTTTCTGATTGCCGCTTTAACGTTGCATCATCTAACAGGCGGTGGAGACTTCGATGGACTGATGGGCTCTGGGCCCTGGCCCGATGGCGTCGCCGCGATTGATTCCACGTCGGCGCTCTTGGTCGGACTTCTGCTACTGCTGGCCGCGGCAGGCAAGTCTGGAATGGTGCCGTTTTCGGGCTGGATTCCTCGCGCCATGGAAGGCCCTACGCCTTCCAGCGCGGTGTTCTATGGAGCCTTGTCGGTTCATCTGGGTGTGTTTCTCTTGCTCCGCGTGAGCCCCTTGCTAGACGCTTCGGTTCTGCTACGAGTTGCGGTCGTTGTACTGGGGCTCGTGACGGCGATCTTTGGAGCGACGGCATGCCGCGTCCAAAGCGACGTAAAGAACGCTTTGGCGTACGCTTCGTTGACTCAGGTCGGTATTATTACTGTGGAGATCGGACTCGGACTGCAATACGTCGCCTTGATACACATGATTGGCCATGCTTGCCTCAGAACATTCCAACTATTACGAGCTCCTTCCGTCCTGAAAGACTACCGAATGTTGGAGAATGCTGTCGGCTCCTCGTTGAGCGGCGATAAGGCGGGGCGCTCCCAATCCACATCTTCGCTCCAGTTGTGGCTGTATCGCTTCGCGCTGGAGCGTGGCTTTCTCGACGCTTTCCTCAACGTCTGGATCGTCGACCCGTTCTTGTTCGCATTTCGCAGCTTTGACTCCCTGGAAAGACGCTGGACGAGCCTGCTTTCCGGCGGCGAGTCGCGCGAGTCGGATCGTCTCGCTCCGTACGAAGACTCGCTGGAGGACGTAGCCTAATGCCGGAACTTCACATGCCCTGGCTTGGCTTGTCGGTCCTGCTGCCGCTGATCGGCTCTATTATCGCGTCATTAACAAAGGATCGTGAGCGCGCAAGGAACTATAGCGTTGCGATTTGTTTGGCGACGTTCTTATGTGCCATCGGAGAGTGGATTGACTTTGAGACGCTGCAGTCCTTCGAGGCGCACGATCATTGGAACGTCTTTCAGTTGTTTGGTCCGGCCGATGCGTTCGTGGTAGACGAACTTAGCGCTCCGCTGTTGCCGCTCGGCGCGTTGCTCTATCTCGCGACTGTTTTAACGACGCTTCGCACCAAGCTGAATCGCTTCTCATTCGGGTGGGCGCTCTTCTCCGAGTCGGTGCTGCTGGCAACGCTCGGATGTCGCGACCCTTGGTTGGTCATTCTATTGCTGGCGGTCGGCGTGGTTCCCCCTTGGATCGAGCTGCGCAAACGCCGCCAATCCACGCAGGTATACTCCCTGCATATGGGGCTATCCGTGGGACTACTGGTCGCCGGACAGTGGCTGGTCGGA includes:
- a CDS encoding proton-conducting transporter membrane subunit — translated: MPIELGNWASIPQEHFHFHLKFVFDRLSVPFVILSFVLCGTVGAFASVYLHRDRGFRRFFLLYALFQLGMVVSALAGTIETLFFGWELVGLSSALLVAYFHERPAPVRNGLRVWSIYRIADAAFLIAALTLHHLTGGGDFDGLMGSGPWPDGVAAIDSTSALLVGLLLLLAAAGKSGMVPFSGWIPRAMEGPTPSSAVFYGALSVHLGVFLLLRVSPLLDASVLLRVAVVVLGLVTAIFGATACRVQSDVKNALAYASLTQVGIITVEIGLGLQYVALIHMIGHACLRTFQLLRAPSVLKDYRMLENAVGSSLSGDKAGRSQSTSSLQLWLYRFALERGFLDAFLNVWIVDPFLFAFRSFDSLERRWTSLLSGGESRESDRLAPYEDSLEDVA